In one Tripterygium wilfordii isolate XIE 37 chromosome 22, ASM1340144v1, whole genome shotgun sequence genomic region, the following are encoded:
- the LOC119991257 gene encoding protein STRUBBELIG-RECEPTOR FAMILY 3-like: protein MKLSLRSMGGKRSGTGNLNLEICTKFFVGFLLIYAARISLGNTNPVDVAAINSLYAAMGSPALPRWVASAGDPCGEVWQGVVCNGSDIQSIVLNAANLGGELGDTLGNFASIKSIDLSNNRIGGSIPSNLPVTMQTFFLSANNLSGSIPDSLSSLVLLTDMSLNGNLLSGELPNAFQRLTGLINLDLSNNNFSGELPPSLENLSRLTTLHLQENQLSGTLDVLQDLPLRELNIENNLFAGPIPDKMLSIPTFRKDGNPFNSTVAPLPAPPSPSTVPRQPPRAPTSPGAPSFWHTPGSHADSPSSSEESNGGTQKFWTKKKVVWISIAGVILFIIVALGLALFLPSCIVRREEADGAFKRHRVGADRGHRENPRDSGSLAQSTNQMEKVPNVPVMRPKEDHQIENRRAEAAPKQQNEQERNFRRMSAVPKREDHSIDMSEYDTILMPPLPPPPPPPPPPPPPAEKVIIRPIGPAEATTAKSSSKAPNIITSARSFTIAALQQYTNSFSQENLIGGGMLGNVYRAQLPDGKLLAVKKLDKRVSDQQKDDEFIELVNNIDLIRHANVVELVGYCDEHGQRLLIYEYCSNGTLQDALHSDEELRRKLSWNTRIRMALGAARALEYLHEICQPPVVHRNFKSVNVLLDDDLSIRVSDCGLAPLISKGSVSQLSGHLLSAYGYGAPEFESGIYTYQSDIYSFGVVMLELLTGRKSYDRTRNRGEQLLVRWAIPQLHDIDALFRMVDPSLNGEYTAKSLSHFADIISRCVQSEPEFRPPMSEVVQDLRDMIRRERSSNESIGD, encoded by the exons ATGAAGTTGAGTCTGAGATCAATGGGAGGGAAGAGATCTGGTACAGGGAACTTGAATTTAGAGATCTGCACAAAGTTCTTTGTGGGCTTTTTGTTGATATACGCAGCTCGAATTTCGCTTGGAAACACTAATCCGGTTGATG TTGCTGCAATTAATAGCCTGTATGCTGCAATGGGATCTCCTGCTCTTCCTCGTTGGGTTGCGAGCGCAGGCGACCCATGTGGTGAAGTGTGGCAAGGCGTGGTGTGTAACGGTTCTGACATACAGAGCAT AGTTCTTAATGCTGCTAATTTGGGAGGAGAACTAGGTGATACCTTGGGAAACTTTGCCTCGATTAAATCAAT AGATCTGAGCAACAATCGTATCGGAGGGAGTATTCCATCCAATTTGCCGGTTACTATGCAAACCTT CTTTCTTTCTGCAAATAATCTCTCTGGAAGCATCCCAGATTCTTTATCTTCTTTGGTTTTATTGACAGACAT GTCTCTAAATGGCAATCTTTTAAGTGGAGAGTTACCAAATGCGTTTCAGAGACTTACAGGATTGATCAATCT AGATTTATCGAACAACAATTTTAGTGGAGAACTACCGCCCTCTCTGGAAAATTTATCACGTCTAACAACCCT ACATTTACAGGAAAATCAGTTGTCCGGAACCCTGGATGTTCTGCAAGACCTTCCCTTGAGAGAATT GAACATAGAGAACAATCTCTTCGCAGGTCCCATACCTGATAAAATGCTAAGCATCCCCACTTTCAG AAAGGATGGTAACCCATTTAATTCCACCGTTGCTCCATTACCAGCACCACCATCTCCATCAACAGTTCCACGACAACCACCACGAGCACCAACGTCTCCTGGGGCGCCATCTTTTTGGCATACCCCTGGGAGTCATGCCGATAGCCCATCTTCTTCAGAAGAATCAAATGGAGGAACACAAAAGTTTTGGACGAAAAAAAAGGTAGTTTGGATATCAATAGCAGGGGTGATTTTGTTCATAATCGTGGCATTAGGACTTGCGCTCTTTTTGCCAAGTTGTATCGTACGAAGGGAAGAGGCTGATGGAGCTTTTAAGCGGCATCGAGTAGGGGCGGATAGAGGCCACAGGGAGAACCCTAGGGATAGTGGGTCACTGGCACAATCAACCAATCAGATGGAAAAAG TTCCAAATGTGCCGGTTATGCGTCCAAAGGAGGATCATCAAATAGAGAATAGAAGAGCTGAAGCTGCTCCAAAGCAACAGAATGAGCAAGAGAGAAATTTTCGACGGATGAGTGCGGTACCGAAGCGGGAGGATCATTCTATAGATATGAGTGAATATGATACGATTTTGATGCCTCCCCTTCCCCCTCCTCCACCtccccctcctcctccaccGCCCCCTGCTGAGAAGGTCATTATCAGACCCATTGGTCCTGCAGAAGCAACAACAGCAAAGTCTTCCTCCAAAGCTCCTAATATCATCACTTCTGCAAGGTCTTTCACAATTGCAGCTCTTCAGCAGTATACAAACAGCTTTTCACAAGAAAACCTTATTGGAGGAGGCATGCTGGGAAATGTCTATAGGGCACAGCTTCCTGATGGAAAG TTGCTTGCAGTAAAAAAGCTTGACAAGAGGGTTTCTGATCAGCAGAAAGATGACGAATTTATTGAGCTGGTTAACAATATTGACCTAATCCGGCATGCCAATGTTGTTGAGCTTGTGGGTTACTGTGACGAGCATGGTCAAAGACTTTTGATCTATGAATATTGTAGCAATGGGACACTGCAGGATGCACTACATTCGGATGAAGAATTGAGAAGGAAACTTTCTTGGAATACCCGCATCCGAATGGCACTTGGAGCAGCTAGAGCCTTAGA ataCTTGCATGAGATCTGTCAGCCACCTGTGGTTCATCGAAATTTCAAGTCTGTTAATGTTCTCCTTGATGATGACCTTTCTATTCGTGTTTCTGACTGTGGCTTGGCTCCATTAATATCAAAAGGCTCTGTAAGTCAG TTGTCAGGACATCTGCTATCAGCTTATGGATATGGAGCTCCTGAATTCGAATCCGGAATTTATACTTATCAGAGTGATATTTACAGCTTTGGTGTAGTTATGTTAGAACTTCTGACAGGCCGAAAGTCGTATGACAG GACAAGAAATCGAGGGGAGCAATTGCTGGTGCGGTGGGCTATCCCCCAGCTTCACGACATTGATGCATTGTTCAGGATGGTTGACCCCTCTCTTAATGGAGAATACACTGCTAAATCGTTATCGCATTTTGCTGATATTATTTCTCGGTGTGTCCAG TCTGAACCAGAATTCAGGCCGCCAATGTCTGAAGTTGTCCAGGATCTGAGAGACATGATACGGAGGGAACGCTCCAGCAATGAATCAATTGGGGACTGA
- the LOC119990885 gene encoding secretory carrier-associated membrane protein 1: MSRYESNPFAEEAVNPFANPGSVPPANSRLSPLPPEPYDRGATIDIPLDSGKDLKSKERELQAKEAELKKREQELKRREDAISQAGIVIEEKNWPPFLPIIHHDIANEIPIHLQRLQYVAFTTLLGLCLCLLWNIVAVTTAWIKGEGPTIWFLAIIYFISGVPGAYVLWYRPLYRAMRTDSALKFGWFFLIYLVHIGFCILAAVAPPIIFKGKSLAGILPAIDLLSDNALVGIFYFIGFGLFCIESLLSIWVIQQVYMYFRGTGKAAEIRREAASRTMMSAL, translated from the exons ATGTCTCGCTACGAATCCAATCCTTTCGCGGAAGAAGCAGTGAATCCTTTTGCG AATCCTGGAAGTGTCCCCCCTGCAAACTCAAGGCTTTCACCTCTACCTCCTGAACCTTATGATCGCGGTGCAACAATTGATATTCCTCTTGATAGCGGAAAA GATTTGAAATCAAAAGAGAGGGAACTCCAAGCTAAAGAGGCCGAACTGAAGAAGAGGGAGCAG GAATTAAAACGGAGAGAAGACGCAATATCGCAGG CTGGAATTGTCATAGAGGAGAAAAATTGGCCACCATTTTTACCCATTATCCATCATGACATTGCAAATGAAATACCAATCCATCTGCAGAGGTTGCAGTATGTTGCATTTACTACTTTGCTGG GTTTGTGCTTGTGTCTGTTGTGGAATATTGTGGCAGTGACCACCGCCTGGATCAAAGGAGAAG GTCCAACGATATGGTTTCTTGCTATCATCTACTTTATATCAGGGGTTCCAGGGGCTTATGTATTGTGGTATCGCCCCCTTTACCGTGCAATGAG GACTGATAGTGCTCTGAAATTTGGGTGGTTTTTCCTTATTTACCTG GTTCATATTGGCTTTTGCATCCTTGCTGCAGTCGCTCCTCCAATTATATTCAAGGGGAAATCCCTCGC GGGTATTTTGCCTGCAATAGATCTTTTGAGCGATAATGCATTGGTTGGG ATATTTTACTTCATTGGATTTGGACTGTTTTGCATTGAATCCCTGCTCAGTATTTGGGTTATTCAG CAAGTTTACATGTACTTCCGAGGCACTGGCAAAGCTGCAGAGATTAGGCGTGAGGCTGCTTCGAGGACCATGATGTCGGCACTATGA
- the LOC119992248 gene encoding uncharacterized protein LOC119992248, whose translation MACFCFLVDQRRKMRRTKPAAGLCARCGGGASVADMKTATRFCHVPFYWKSRRAIVCTFCGSVLRCYR comes from the coding sequence ATGGCGTGCTTCTGTTTTCTGGTTGATCAGAGGCGGAAGATGCGGAGGACCAAGCCGGCGGCGGGGTTGTGCGCAAGGTGTGGCGGCGGAGCAAGCGTGGCGGATATGAAAACAGCGACGAGATTTTGTCATGTGCCGTTTTATTGGAAGTCACGGAGAGCTATTGTTTGTACTTTCTGTGGATCTGTTCTTCGATGTTACAGATAA
- the LOC119991958 gene encoding protein ULTRAPETALA 1-like, translating to MANGVESERGMAMFSDEEVSEISGVKRGGDYIEVTCGCTSHRYGDAAGRLRVFINGDLEITCECTPGCNEDKLSPAAFEKHSGRETARKWKNNVWVIVNGEKVALSKTVLLKYYNQSSKSAHGSHRSQNGRASHRDEFVRCSTCNKERRFRLRTKEECRIHHDALAEENWKCSHSPYDKITCDDEEERASRRVYRGCTRSPTCKGCTSCVCFGCEICRFSDCSCQTCVDFTRNAKA from the exons ATGGCGAATGGGGTAGAGAGCGAGAGGGGTATGGCGATGTTTAGCGATGAAGAGGTGAGCGAGATAAGTGGGGTCAAGAGAGGTGGAGATTATATTGAAGTGACGTGTGGGTGTACCAGCCACAGGTACGGCGATGCTGCTGGCAGGCTTAGGGTTTTTATCAATGGTGATCTCGAAATCACCTGCGAATGCACCCCTGGTTGCAATGAAG ACAAGCTGAGCCCTGCCGCATTTGAGAAGCATTCTGGAAGAGAGACAGCAAGAAAGTGGAAGAACAATGTCTGGGTCATCGTTAACGGGGAGAAAGTTGCATTATCAAAGACTGTGTTGCTCAAGTACTACAATCAATCATCAAAAAGTGCTCATGGGTCACACAGATCTCAGAATGGACGGGCTTCTCATCGTGATGAATTTGTCCGTTGTTCTACATGTAACAAGGAACGCAGGTTTCGATTGCGGACTAAAGAGGAATGTAGGATTCACCATGATGCTTTAGCAGAAGAAAACTGGAAATGTTCCCATTCGCCTTATGACAA GATTACTTGCGATGATGAAGAAGAGCGAGCAAGTCGAAGGGTGTACAGAGGGTGCACCCGTTCACCTACGTGCAAGGGTTGCACTTCCTGTGTATGCTTTGGGTGTGAGATCTGTCGTTTTTCAGACTGCAGCTGTCAGACTTGTGTGGATTTTACAAGGAATGCGAAAGCTTAG